In Gammaproteobacteria bacterium, a single window of DNA contains:
- a CDS encoding transposase: MASIAIKKKETTHPKPEINLVKLIERFGSEEKCRNYIKHLRWPVKITCPRCEGTTISTIAKRNQFDCDSCRYQFSVTAGSIFHDSHLPLWKWFLTTYMIIESRKGVSANQVKRTLGVSYKTAWYL; the protein is encoded by the coding sequence ATGGCCTCAATCGCTATTAAGAAAAAAGAAACTACTCACCCTAAACCTGAAATCAATCTAGTAAAACTGATTGAAAGGTTTGGCAGCGAAGAAAAGTGCCGTAACTATATAAAGCATCTTCGCTGGCCTGTGAAAATCACCTGTCCGCGCTGTGAAGGTACAACAATATCGACTATCGCCAAACGCAATCAGTTCGATTGCGACTCCTGCCGCTATCAATTTTCTGTAACTGCCGGATCGATATTTCACGATAGTCATCTTCCACTGTGGAAATGGTTTCTCACCACTTACATGATAATCGAATCCAGAAAAGGCGTATCGGCTAATCAGGTTAAACGCACGCTTGGCGTTTCTTACAAAACAGCTTGGTATCTC